The window ACCATGGGCCTCCGTGCAGTGCAATCATCATGTTCTCTTCTTTCTCAAATTTCACCACAAAGAAATCCCAACCTAGATCTCTTAGTGTTAGTTGCTCACTGGGATTCCAAATATGTTGTAATTTTAATTTCAATAGGTGGTGCGAAATTATTTTCCCAAAGATCTTGACGATTAATGAGAAACACCATGGGTGGTATAGTTTGTTCTTTTGTTCTTGGCTGAGGATGATGGGCCCAACTGTGTCGTCTGTGGTGGATTTGAATGTTGTCTCTGGTTGGTGGTACTAGGTGTGGTATGTGCTTGATTTTTTCAAGTTCTTGTCTGCTAGTATCTCCTTAAAGGTGCTAACCTTTTCTTTTGGAGTTGATTCAACTTTCATTGGTGTTGAATTGATATCTGGTGGATTGGGAGATTTTAGTGTTGGTGGTGATAGTTGGTCTTGTACGAGGGGGGGGCGGGGCCATCTAGGGGGAAGGAATAATTGTAGAGAGAGAAAAACTCTTCGTGGGAAAATAAACAACAAGACAAAGATATGACCTCCAAAATAACCTTACTTATTTGggacctaatacttaggatattaatgtatacGTGTTTCTTCTTATTTGTAGaataactttctaatatatagtgacttcaagggtaaatatttttataattgttgaatgattttttaatatatttaaatcatcttaaaagaattaaagtacttttaaattttattttcctattctacttatataaaataaaaatatttaattattgtctttaataaaaaaaaattgagattatttatttacttataacaTTAATTATTTAGTAAATTAATTCATGTcattattcgtaatttgatacttaaaaatattttttaaaaagtttgaccaaacacAAATTGATACTCCAAAATGCTTTTCAGATTATTTAGTCAAACATAAATTATTTTTCCCCAAAAATAATGTCATAGCATCACTTCTTCTCTTCTACTCCATAACTTCCTTTGGTTCTCTCTCCATCTTCAGCCATTATTTCTAGCATATTGCATTAAATACTCATTTACTATCTTACTCCTTGTTTCTTTGACTCCTTTTGAGTTTTCTTTGTATTGTTTTCCacaactttgaactttcaacttcacAAATAATCACTGTTAAGTTTATTGTTCTTCTTTAGCATCAACTTCCCCTTTGCCTTCCCCTCCCCGGAGATTCCTAAAAATGGACACAAATGAAGAAATAGGATTGACCCAAATGAGGAAATCAGTTGAAAACCTTGGTTCTTCCACTGATGTAAGCACAATTGACTCCCTAATTCTTTCCTCTTAAGTGTAAAGTTCAACTCTTAATTTTTACTgataatcatttttttttcctttttttgtgcAGGGTTATGGAGAACAGACACTAATGAGGTTCTTGATTGCAAGATCAATGGACCCACAAAAAGCTGCAAAGATGTTTAGTCAGTGGCAAAAATGGAGGGCGGAAATGGTTCCAATTGGGTACATCTCCGATTCTGAAGTTGCTGATGAATTAGAAGctaaaaaaatttatttgcaGGGATTATCCAAAAATGGGCACCCTGTTATGATTGTCAAAGTTAACAAGCATTTTTCTTCCAAGGATCAAGTTCAATTCAAGAGTAATTTATTTTCTCCCTCAGAATAAAGTTTCTTTTTTCACTACATTGCATCAGTGGCAGATGTAGCTTTTGAGCTAATTGATACTGAACATAGATATATAtgttaaaaatcacaaaatttcaACAAAACATCTTTGCAGCTTTTTGTGGGGTTAATATAGTCTTGGGCTCTCCCACCTAAATAGCTAGCTTTTGGGGTGTGGTTCTTCGTAGGTTGTATCAATGGCATCAGAACCACTCTCAATGTTTGAATTTGATTCTTGATGTTTGAGTTTAGGTTGCATTTTGA is drawn from Nicotiana tabacum cultivar K326 chromosome 9, ASM71507v2, whole genome shotgun sequence and contains these coding sequences:
- the LOC107813254 gene encoding phosphatidylinositol/phosphatidylcholine transfer protein SFH2 isoform X2 → MDTNEEIGLTQMRKSVENLGSSTDGYGEQTLMRFLIARSMDPQKAAKMFSQWQKWRAEMVPIGYISDSEVADELEAKKIYLQGLSKNGHPVMIVKVNKHFSSKDQVQFKKFVVHLLDKTIASAFRGREIGNEKLIGILDLQNITYSNVDARGLITGFQFLQIRIVRSEEEREEFIREVGEDVLPEEYGGRAKIVLLQDVAVNY